One Malania oleifera isolate guangnan ecotype guangnan chromosome 10, ASM2987363v1, whole genome shotgun sequence genomic region harbors:
- the LOC131167094 gene encoding uncharacterized protein LOC131167094 isoform X3: MPVKSLSGQTAYCLPWQFAGQIDRFGHFKIWHGAGSVLVAVSFSSVFGGCMPCKIFGTTSSAMQTVGYSVFAAIFNVGWAATQVSHMSMVNCITLNSTSRVALASCRNAFTMVANLSLYAIAFIVFNVSKARTHVDTENQYHWIAYLSIIIGSCFVGVFHLGTKEPRLKQGFQGKSHRRISWTYWFKKVLYYQVAVVYMLTRLVTNVSQALLALYAINDLQMAQSSKALVPAIIYICSFIVSILLQEISWNGQRLKAFYSTGGILWIFCGAGILLLPRNLSGFMYILSVVIGIANALMTVTGVGMQSFLVGEDLNGCAFVYGSLSFLDKISCGLALYILESHESTSPKMLWCNSISMLGCFSITRYGLGLLPAFCALVGSAVTCSMELSTPISRTSMEPFLA, encoded by the exons ATGCCAGTCAAATCTCTTTCAGGCCAAACTGCGTACTGCTTACCATGGCAGTTTGCGGGACAG ATAGACAGGTTTGGACATTTCAAAATATGGCATGGTGCAGGATCTGTTTTGGTTGCTGTTTCTTTTTCTTCTGTTTTTGGTGGTTGCATGCCTTGCAAAATCTTTGGCACCACTTCTTCCGCAATGCAAACTGTGGGGTACAGCGTGTTTGCAGCAATCTTTAATGTGGGCTGGGCTGCTACTCAAGTTTCACACAT GTCCATGGTGAATTGCATCACCCTAAATTCAACAAGCAGGGTAGCGCTGGCTAGCTGTCGCAATGCCTTTACAATG GTCGCCAATCTTAGCCTATATGCCATTGCTTTTATCGTGTTCAACGTCAGTAAAGCCAGGACACATGTTGATACTGAAAATCAG TACCATTGGATTGCATATCTATCAATTATTATTGGATCCTGCTTTGTGGGAGTATTTCATCTTGGAACCAAAGAGCCAAG ACTGAAGCAAGGTTTTCAAGGAAAAAGTCATCGAAGGATTTCATGGACTTATTGGTTCAAGAAAGTTTTGTACTATCAAGTTGCCGTTGTGTATATGCTCACAAGACTAGTGACTAATGTTTCACAG GCATTACTTGCATTAtatgccattaatgatctgcaaATGGCCCAATCATCGAAGGCTCTG GTTCCTGCCATTATCTACATATGCAGCTTCATCGTGTCTATCCTTCTGCAG GAGATTTCCTGGAATGGCCAACGCTTGAAGGCCTTCTACTCTACTGGAGGCATACTTTGGATATTTTGTGGTGCAGGGATCCTACTTTTACCAAGAAACTTGAGTGGTTTTATGTACATTTTATCAGTAGTTATTGGCATAGCAAATGCATTAATGACG GTGACTGGAGTTGGTATGCAAAGTTTTCTGGTTGGTGAAGATCTCAATGGCTGTGCATTTGTTTATGGATCACTAAGCTTCTTGGACAAAATCTCATGTGGGCTTGCCTTGTACATTCTTGAGTCGCATGAAA GTACCTCTCCAAAAATGCTGTGGTGCAACTCAATTTCAATGCTTGGTTGTTTTTCAATAACAAGGTACGGGTTGGGTCTGCTTCCAGCATTTTGTGCGCTTGTCGGGTCAGCCGTGACCTGTTCTATGGAACTTTCTACACCTATCTCAAGAACTTCAATGGAGCCGTTCTTGGCCTGA
- the LOC131167094 gene encoding uncharacterized protein LOC131167094 isoform X1, whose protein sequence is MVDGMGDDESGSKPLERRSVLYYGVGHMLNDITSSCWFTYLLVFLTDIGLSPSVFLLFHSDAATVMLSGQIADGFATIFAGELIDRFGHFKIWHGAGSVLVAVSFSSVFGGCMPCKIFGTTSSAMQTVGYSVFAAIFNVGWAATQVSHMSMVNCITLNSTSRVALASCRNAFTMVANLSLYAIAFIVFNVSKARTHVDTENQYHWIAYLSIIIGSCFVGVFHLGTKEPRLKQGFQGKSHRRISWTYWFKKVLYYQVAVVYMLTRLVTNVSQALLALYAINDLQMAQSSKALVPAIIYICSFIVSILLQEISWNGQRLKAFYSTGGILWIFCGAGILLLPRNLSGFMYILSVVIGIANALMTVTGVGMQSFLVGEDLNGCAFVYGSLSFLDKISCGLALYILESHESTSPKMLWCNSISMLGCFSITRYGLGLLPAFCALVGSAVTCSMELSTPISRTSMEPFLA, encoded by the exons ATGGTTGATGGTATGGGAGATGATGAATCAGGCAGTAAGCCCCTTGAAAGGCGGTCTGTCTTATACTATGGTGTTGGACACATGCTCAATGACATAACATCATCTTGTTGGTTCACTTATCTCTTAGTGTTCCTGACTGACATTGGACTGTCCCCGAG TGTGTTCCTTTTATTTCACAGTGATGCTGCCACTGTTATGCTTTCTGGTCAAATAGCTGATGGATTTGCGACCATATTTGCTGGTGAACTG ATAGACAGGTTTGGACATTTCAAAATATGGCATGGTGCAGGATCTGTTTTGGTTGCTGTTTCTTTTTCTTCTGTTTTTGGTGGTTGCATGCCTTGCAAAATCTTTGGCACCACTTCTTCCGCAATGCAAACTGTGGGGTACAGCGTGTTTGCAGCAATCTTTAATGTGGGCTGGGCTGCTACTCAAGTTTCACACAT GTCCATGGTGAATTGCATCACCCTAAATTCAACAAGCAGGGTAGCGCTGGCTAGCTGTCGCAATGCCTTTACAATG GTCGCCAATCTTAGCCTATATGCCATTGCTTTTATCGTGTTCAACGTCAGTAAAGCCAGGACACATGTTGATACTGAAAATCAG TACCATTGGATTGCATATCTATCAATTATTATTGGATCCTGCTTTGTGGGAGTATTTCATCTTGGAACCAAAGAGCCAAG ACTGAAGCAAGGTTTTCAAGGAAAAAGTCATCGAAGGATTTCATGGACTTATTGGTTCAAGAAAGTTTTGTACTATCAAGTTGCCGTTGTGTATATGCTCACAAGACTAGTGACTAATGTTTCACAG GCATTACTTGCATTAtatgccattaatgatctgcaaATGGCCCAATCATCGAAGGCTCTG GTTCCTGCCATTATCTACATATGCAGCTTCATCGTGTCTATCCTTCTGCAG GAGATTTCCTGGAATGGCCAACGCTTGAAGGCCTTCTACTCTACTGGAGGCATACTTTGGATATTTTGTGGTGCAGGGATCCTACTTTTACCAAGAAACTTGAGTGGTTTTATGTACATTTTATCAGTAGTTATTGGCATAGCAAATGCATTAATGACG GTGACTGGAGTTGGTATGCAAAGTTTTCTGGTTGGTGAAGATCTCAATGGCTGTGCATTTGTTTATGGATCACTAAGCTTCTTGGACAAAATCTCATGTGGGCTTGCCTTGTACATTCTTGAGTCGCATGAAA GTACCTCTCCAAAAATGCTGTGGTGCAACTCAATTTCAATGCTTGGTTGTTTTTCAATAACAAGGTACGGGTTGGGTCTGCTTCCAGCATTTTGTGCGCTTGTCGGGTCAGCCGTGACCTGTTCTATGGAACTTTCTACACCTATCTCAAGAACTTCAATGGAGCCGTTCTTGGCCTGA
- the LOC131167094 gene encoding uncharacterized protein LOC131167094 isoform X2, which produces MVDGMGDDESGSKPLERRSVLYYGVGHMLNDITSSCWFTYLLVFLTDIGLSPSDAATVMLSGQIADGFATIFAGELIDRFGHFKIWHGAGSVLVAVSFSSVFGGCMPCKIFGTTSSAMQTVGYSVFAAIFNVGWAATQVSHMSMVNCITLNSTSRVALASCRNAFTMVANLSLYAIAFIVFNVSKARTHVDTENQYHWIAYLSIIIGSCFVGVFHLGTKEPRLKQGFQGKSHRRISWTYWFKKVLYYQVAVVYMLTRLVTNVSQALLALYAINDLQMAQSSKALVPAIIYICSFIVSILLQEISWNGQRLKAFYSTGGILWIFCGAGILLLPRNLSGFMYILSVVIGIANALMTVTGVGMQSFLVGEDLNGCAFVYGSLSFLDKISCGLALYILESHESTSPKMLWCNSISMLGCFSITRYGLGLLPAFCALVGSAVTCSMELSTPISRTSMEPFLA; this is translated from the exons ATGGTTGATGGTATGGGAGATGATGAATCAGGCAGTAAGCCCCTTGAAAGGCGGTCTGTCTTATACTATGGTGTTGGACACATGCTCAATGACATAACATCATCTTGTTGGTTCACTTATCTCTTAGTGTTCCTGACTGACATTGGACTGTCCCCGAG TGATGCTGCCACTGTTATGCTTTCTGGTCAAATAGCTGATGGATTTGCGACCATATTTGCTGGTGAACTG ATAGACAGGTTTGGACATTTCAAAATATGGCATGGTGCAGGATCTGTTTTGGTTGCTGTTTCTTTTTCTTCTGTTTTTGGTGGTTGCATGCCTTGCAAAATCTTTGGCACCACTTCTTCCGCAATGCAAACTGTGGGGTACAGCGTGTTTGCAGCAATCTTTAATGTGGGCTGGGCTGCTACTCAAGTTTCACACAT GTCCATGGTGAATTGCATCACCCTAAATTCAACAAGCAGGGTAGCGCTGGCTAGCTGTCGCAATGCCTTTACAATG GTCGCCAATCTTAGCCTATATGCCATTGCTTTTATCGTGTTCAACGTCAGTAAAGCCAGGACACATGTTGATACTGAAAATCAG TACCATTGGATTGCATATCTATCAATTATTATTGGATCCTGCTTTGTGGGAGTATTTCATCTTGGAACCAAAGAGCCAAG ACTGAAGCAAGGTTTTCAAGGAAAAAGTCATCGAAGGATTTCATGGACTTATTGGTTCAAGAAAGTTTTGTACTATCAAGTTGCCGTTGTGTATATGCTCACAAGACTAGTGACTAATGTTTCACAG GCATTACTTGCATTAtatgccattaatgatctgcaaATGGCCCAATCATCGAAGGCTCTG GTTCCTGCCATTATCTACATATGCAGCTTCATCGTGTCTATCCTTCTGCAG GAGATTTCCTGGAATGGCCAACGCTTGAAGGCCTTCTACTCTACTGGAGGCATACTTTGGATATTTTGTGGTGCAGGGATCCTACTTTTACCAAGAAACTTGAGTGGTTTTATGTACATTTTATCAGTAGTTATTGGCATAGCAAATGCATTAATGACG GTGACTGGAGTTGGTATGCAAAGTTTTCTGGTTGGTGAAGATCTCAATGGCTGTGCATTTGTTTATGGATCACTAAGCTTCTTGGACAAAATCTCATGTGGGCTTGCCTTGTACATTCTTGAGTCGCATGAAA GTACCTCTCCAAAAATGCTGTGGTGCAACTCAATTTCAATGCTTGGTTGTTTTTCAATAACAAGGTACGGGTTGGGTCTGCTTCCAGCATTTTGTGCGCTTGTCGGGTCAGCCGTGACCTGTTCTATGGAACTTTCTACACCTATCTCAAGAACTTCAATGGAGCCGTTCTTGGCCTGA